One genomic region from Candidatus Sulfotelmatobacter sp. encodes:
- a CDS encoding TIGR01777 family oxidoreductase, with protein MIGTAPGEPPLRRVLMTGASGLIGRALARELAARGWTVVALGRGAGPGPRWDPARGRLERADLEGHEAVIHLAGASIAGRFTNRRRREIRESRVLGTRLLCEALAGAQSPPRALISASAIGYYGDRGEEPLDESSARGAGFLAEVAEDWERASAPAAEAGVRVVRMRQGLVLAREGGALPPMLRLTRSGLGGPLGSGRQWWSWIALDDLVSAFAWALEREELSGPINAVAPEPVRQVEFARSLARALRRPAWLPAPAFALRLALGSGMANSLLLSSARVHPARLIGSGFAWRHASLEGALAAILGPASVLTPASGHR; from the coding sequence ATGATCGGGACCGCGCCGGGCGAGCCACCGCTCCGGCGCGTTCTCATGACCGGCGCCAGCGGCCTCATCGGCCGCGCGCTCGCCCGCGAGCTGGCGGCGCGCGGGTGGACGGTGGTGGCGCTCGGCCGCGGCGCTGGACCCGGGCCCCGCTGGGATCCCGCTCGCGGCCGGCTCGAGCGCGCCGACCTCGAAGGCCACGAGGCGGTCATTCATCTGGCCGGCGCCAGCATCGCCGGCCGCTTCACGAATCGCCGCCGGCGCGAAATTCGCGAGAGTCGGGTGCTCGGCACTCGGCTCCTGTGCGAGGCTCTCGCCGGCGCGCAGTCGCCGCCCCGGGCCCTGATCTCGGCGTCCGCGATCGGCTACTACGGTGATCGCGGCGAGGAGCCGCTCGACGAGTCGAGTGCGAGAGGCGCGGGCTTTCTCGCCGAGGTCGCCGAAGATTGGGAGCGGGCGAGCGCGCCGGCGGCCGAAGCCGGCGTTCGCGTGGTGCGGATGCGCCAGGGCCTGGTGCTCGCGCGCGAGGGTGGTGCGCTTCCGCCGATGCTGCGGCTCACGCGATCCGGTCTCGGTGGCCCGCTCGGCAGCGGCCGGCAGTGGTGGAGCTGGATCGCGCTCGACGATCTGGTCTCGGCGTTTGCTTGGGCGCTCGAACGTGAAGAGCTGAGCGGGCCCATCAACGCCGTCGCGCCCGAACCCGTGCGGCAGGTCGAGTTCGCGCGCTCGCTGGCTCGCGCGCTCCGGCGGCCGGCGTGGCTCCCGGCGCCGGCGTTCGCGCTCCGGCTTGCGCTCGGGAGCGGCATGGCCAACTCGCTCCTGCTCTCGAGCGCCCGGGTGCACCCGGCTCGCCTGATCGGCAGCGGCTTCGCCTGGCGGCATGCTTCGCTCGAGGGGGCGCTCGCGGCGATTCTCGGACCGGCTTCCGTATTGACTCCGGCTTCCGGGCACCGCTAG
- a CDS encoding slipin family protein, whose amino-acid sequence MTPILGLLLFLIFLVLVILANAIRVVREYERLVVFRLGRLSGERGPGLVLLFPIIDRAVKVGLRTVTMDVPPQDIITKDNVTVKVNAVIYFRVIDSKQAVVQVENYLYATSQIAQTTLRSILGQAELDELLSEREKQNQALQQVIDRQTEPWGVKVTTVEVKNVDLPQEMQRAIARQAEAERERRAKVINAEGEYQAAARLAEAAQVIAREPAALQLRYLQTLAEIATENNSTTIFPVPIDMLKVWMGSMEKKAS is encoded by the coding sequence ATGACCCCGATTCTGGGACTGTTGCTGTTCCTGATCTTCTTGGTGCTGGTGATCCTTGCCAACGCCATTCGAGTGGTACGCGAGTACGAGCGGCTGGTCGTGTTCCGGCTCGGCCGGCTGTCGGGCGAGCGCGGACCCGGGCTGGTGCTGCTGTTTCCCATCATCGATCGGGCGGTCAAGGTCGGATTGCGCACCGTCACCATGGACGTGCCGCCCCAGGACATCATCACCAAGGACAACGTCACGGTGAAGGTGAACGCGGTGATCTACTTCCGCGTCATCGATTCCAAACAGGCGGTGGTTCAGGTCGAAAACTATCTCTACGCCACCTCGCAGATCGCGCAGACGACGCTGCGCTCGATCCTCGGCCAGGCCGAGCTCGACGAGCTGCTCTCCGAGCGCGAAAAGCAGAATCAGGCGCTGCAGCAGGTGATCGACCGGCAGACCGAGCCGTGGGGCGTCAAGGTGACCACGGTCGAAGTGAAGAACGTGGATCTGCCCCAGGAGATGCAGCGCGCGATCGCGCGCCAGGCCGAGGCCGAGCGCGAGCGGCGCGCCAAGGTGATCAACGCCGAGGGCGAGTATCAGGCCGCGGCGCGGCTGGCCGAAGCGGCGCAGGTCATCGCGCGCGAGCCGGCGGCCCTCCAGCTGCGCTACCTGCAGACGCTCGCCGAGATCGCCACCGAGAACAATTCCACCACCATCTTCCCGGTGCCGATCGACATGCTCAAGGTGTGGATGGGCTCGATGGAGAAGAAGGCGAGCTGA
- a CDS encoding nodulation protein NfeD, with protein sequence MKLRALALVALLAFAGPALTSPAFARTMHHGAAAAKPAAVPPDTGSITPAPETRPRVLVVDINGAISPITSETLASAIDRAEREKYRALVVEIDTPGGLVSSMREMVKKMLASQVPILTWVAPGGSRAASAGVFITMAGDVAAMAPGTNIGAATPIGMQGAMDSTLAHKATNDAAAFARTVAAQRGRNAVWAERAVREAVSVSEDEAIQLHVVDLIASTLPELLAKADGRTWRRGSATHRLEVKGLESDRIEPGFRQRLLGLLDDPNVAYIMLMLGFYGLIFELQNPGAILPGVVGGICLILAFLSLSTLPINAAGIALIVLGIVFFIAEIKVTSHGLLAAGGVVSMLLGSLILFQGGPRISWSVVIGVTIASACFFLLVVGAGIRAQRRPAATGARGMVGTRGRVLERLAPRGRVEIHGELWNAESDVPVEAGSDVVVTEVRQLTLRVRPASQEARG encoded by the coding sequence ATGAAGCTGCGCGCGCTCGCGCTGGTTGCATTGCTCGCATTCGCGGGCCCGGCGCTCACGAGCCCGGCGTTCGCCAGGACGATGCACCACGGCGCGGCCGCGGCGAAGCCCGCGGCGGTCCCTCCCGACACCGGTTCGATCACGCCCGCGCCGGAGACCCGGCCGCGCGTGCTGGTGGTGGACATCAACGGCGCAATCTCGCCGATCACCTCCGAGACGCTCGCCTCGGCGATCGATCGCGCCGAGCGCGAGAAGTATCGCGCGCTGGTGGTCGAGATCGACACCCCGGGCGGCCTGGTGTCGAGCATGCGCGAGATGGTGAAGAAGATGCTGGCCTCCCAGGTGCCCATCCTCACCTGGGTGGCGCCCGGCGGATCGCGCGCGGCCTCGGCCGGGGTCTTCATCACCATGGCCGGCGACGTCGCCGCGATGGCGCCCGGCACCAACATCGGCGCGGCGACCCCGATCGGCATGCAGGGCGCCATGGACTCGACGCTCGCCCACAAGGCCACCAACGACGCCGCCGCCTTCGCGCGCACCGTGGCGGCGCAGCGTGGGCGCAACGCGGTGTGGGCCGAGCGCGCGGTGCGCGAGGCGGTTTCGGTGAGCGAGGACGAGGCGATCCAGCTCCATGTCGTGGACCTGATCGCGAGCACGCTCCCCGAGCTGCTGGCCAAGGCCGACGGCCGCACCTGGCGCCGCGGCAGCGCCACCCACCGCCTCGAGGTGAAGGGGCTCGAATCGGATCGCATCGAGCCCGGCTTCCGCCAGCGGCTGCTGGGATTGCTCGACGACCCGAACGTCGCCTACATCATGCTGATGCTCGGCTTCTACGGGCTGATCTTCGAGCTGCAGAATCCCGGCGCCATCCTGCCCGGCGTGGTGGGAGGGATCTGCCTGATCCTGGCGTTCCTGTCGCTGTCGACGCTCCCGATCAACGCCGCCGGCATCGCGTTGATCGTGCTCGGCATCGTGTTCTTCATCGCCGAGATCAAGGTGACGAGTCACGGACTACTCGCCGCCGGCGGCGTGGTTTCCATGCTGCTCGGCTCGCTGATCCTGTTCCAGGGGGGCCCCAGGATCTCGTGGTCGGTGGTGATCGGCGTGACCATTGCCTCGGCCTGCTTCTTCCTGCTCGTGGTGGGAGCGGGGATTCGCGCACAGCGGCGTCCGGCCGCCACCGGCGCGCGGGGAATGGTGGGGACGCGCGGTCGAGTGCTCGAGCGGCTGGCGCCGCGCGGTCGGGTCGAGATCCATGGTGAGCTGTGGAATGCTGAGTCCGACGTTCCCGTGGAAGCGGGGAGTGACGTGGTGGTGACGGAAGTGAGACAACTCACGCTGCGGGTCCGCCCCGCGAGCCAGGAGGCGAGAGGATGA
- a CDS encoding threonine synthase translates to MSSAPTAFQRHLLSLDCSQCGASLDLSRPRSVCTSCGRPLVARYDLTQIGREVRREDLGRFGSDLWRYRMVLPFAPEFAAVRLGEGGTPLLPLPGLARELGVRELWLKEESPNPTHSFKARGLALAVNGALAFGLKGIALPSAGNAGSAAAAYAAAAGLKCRITIPTDTPEAFLIEQTAYGAEVRLVPGTISDAGRALAEWAPASEWWNVATFKEPFRLEGKKTLGYEIAEQTGWKPPEVIFYPTGGGTGLVGMWKAFAELKELGWMSAPAPRLIAVQVQGCAPIVRAFEAGASTARPWENAATVASGLRVPAPFADTMILAAVRDSRGTAVAVSEEEMLDGMLELAGEEACFACPEGGATLAALKRLRASGEVKSEERVVIYNTGSGLKYLDAWKQALARRAEVAR, encoded by the coding sequence ATGAGTTCCGCTCCCACAGCCTTCCAGCGGCACCTGCTCTCGCTCGACTGTTCGCAGTGCGGCGCAAGCCTCGACCTCTCCAGGCCGCGCAGCGTCTGCACCTCGTGCGGGCGCCCGCTGGTGGCCCGCTACGACCTCACCCAGATCGGGCGCGAAGTGCGGCGTGAGGACCTCGGCCGATTCGGGTCGGATCTGTGGCGCTACCGCATGGTGCTCCCGTTCGCCCCGGAGTTCGCCGCCGTCCGGCTGGGGGAGGGCGGCACGCCGCTACTGCCTCTGCCGGGACTCGCGCGCGAGCTGGGAGTCCGCGAGCTGTGGCTCAAGGAGGAATCGCCCAACCCGACCCACTCCTTCAAGGCGCGCGGGCTCGCGCTCGCGGTCAACGGCGCCCTGGCCTTCGGGCTCAAGGGAATCGCGCTGCCCTCGGCCGGGAATGCCGGAAGCGCCGCAGCCGCCTACGCTGCGGCGGCCGGCCTCAAGTGCCGCATCACCATTCCGACCGACACTCCCGAGGCGTTCCTGATCGAGCAGACCGCCTATGGCGCCGAAGTCCGGCTCGTGCCTGGCACCATCTCCGACGCCGGGCGCGCGCTCGCCGAGTGGGCGCCGGCCAGCGAGTGGTGGAACGTGGCGACCTTCAAGGAGCCGTTCCGACTCGAGGGAAAGAAGACGCTCGGCTACGAGATCGCCGAGCAAACCGGGTGGAAGCCTCCGGAAGTCATCTTCTATCCCACCGGCGGTGGCACCGGGCTGGTCGGGATGTGGAAGGCCTTTGCCGAGCTGAAGGAACTGGGCTGGATGTCCGCGCCTGCGCCGCGGCTGATCGCGGTGCAGGTCCAGGGTTGCGCGCCGATCGTGCGAGCGTTCGAAGCGGGCGCCTCCACCGCGCGGCCGTGGGAGAACGCGGCGACGGTGGCGAGCGGGCTGCGGGTTCCCGCGCCGTTCGCGGACACCATGATTCTCGCTGCGGTGCGCGACAGCCGGGGCACCGCGGTGGCGGTGAGCGAGGAGGAGATGCTGGACGGGATGCTCGAGCTGGCGGGCGAGGAGGCCTGCTTTGCCTGTCCCGAAGGAGGCGCTACGCTGGCGGCGTTGAAGCGCTTGCGCGCGAGCGGTGAAGTGAAGAGCGAGGAACGGGTGGTGATCTACAACACCGGCAGCGGGCTCAAGTATCTCGACGCCTGGAAGCAGGCGCTGGCGCGCCGCGCCGAGGTGGCGCGATGA
- the rsgA gene encoding ribosome small subunit-dependent GTPase A gives MLHGDPSAEPGRGPRLTSALPLHDALVVRVDFGSCVVLDPDGELIEATVRGRVMGPKKALGNTVVVGDRVWIEEEAGRRVVENVAPRRNQFSRRAAGNEPAEQVLAANLDQVVLVASLAHPEFKAGLADRVLAQAEHSGIPARVALNKADLAEAGVAEDVAVAYRAAGYPVHVLCARSGEGVEELRHSCQSRRSLMVGHSGVGKSTLLNALAPGIDLIEGRVNPKTGKGRHTTTAAWLLRPAPDLELIDTPGVRAFGLWGIGPRELEQAYAEFRPFLGACRFSDCSHLREPGCALRAAVESGGISRRRFESYLKLRDELEQEQSPQRGREARGER, from the coding sequence GTGCTTCACGGTGACCCTTCCGCAGAGCCGGGCCGGGGGCCTCGGCTGACCTCGGCGCTCCCGCTCCATGACGCGCTGGTGGTGCGCGTGGACTTCGGCAGCTGCGTGGTGCTCGACCCCGATGGCGAGCTGATCGAGGCCACGGTGCGCGGGCGGGTGATGGGGCCCAAGAAGGCGCTCGGCAACACCGTGGTGGTCGGGGATCGAGTCTGGATCGAGGAAGAAGCTGGCCGGCGGGTGGTGGAGAACGTGGCGCCGCGCCGGAACCAGTTCTCCCGCCGCGCCGCGGGCAATGAGCCGGCCGAACAAGTGCTGGCCGCCAATCTTGATCAGGTGGTGCTGGTGGCCTCGCTGGCGCATCCGGAGTTCAAGGCCGGCCTCGCCGATCGCGTGCTGGCGCAGGCCGAGCATTCGGGGATCCCGGCACGCGTCGCCCTCAACAAGGCGGACCTCGCCGAAGCCGGCGTCGCCGAAGACGTCGCGGTGGCCTACCGCGCCGCCGGCTATCCGGTGCACGTGCTGTGCGCGAGATCCGGTGAGGGCGTGGAGGAGCTCCGCCACTCGTGTCAGTCGAGGCGCAGCCTGATGGTCGGGCATTCCGGAGTGGGGAAGAGCACGCTCCTGAATGCGCTCGCGCCCGGCATCGACCTGATCGAGGGGCGCGTCAATCCCAAGACCGGCAAGGGGCGCCACACCACGACCGCCGCCTGGCTGTTGCGCCCCGCGCCCGATCTCGAATTGATCGACACCCCGGGAGTGCGCGCATTCGGCCTGTGGGGAATCGGCCCACGCGAACTCGAGCAGGCCTACGCCGAATTCCGTCCCTTCCTCGGCGCCTGCCGGTTCTCGGACTGCTCGCACCTGCGCGAGCCGGGCTGTGCCCTGCGCGCCGCAGTCGAGTCGGGAGGCATTTCGAGGCGGCGCTTCGAGTCTTACTTGAAGCTGCGCGACGAGCTGGAGCAGGAGCAGAGCCCGCAGCGGGGGCGCGAGGCGCGCGGCGAGAGGTGA